The Pongo abelii isolate AG06213 chromosome 19, NHGRI_mPonAbe1-v2.0_pri, whole genome shotgun sequence genome includes the window atcttgctctgttgcccaggctggagtacaatggtgcaatcttgactcgctgcaacctccacctcccaggttcaagcgattctctcagtagctgagattacaggcggtgtgccaccacgcctagctaatttttgtatttttagtaaagaggaggtttcaccacttggtcagcctggtcttgaactcctgacctcatgatccgcctgccttgggctccgaaagtgttgggattacaggcgccagccaccacgcccagccatttgAATGCCTTTCTCACTCCAGGAGAAGCTACCATGTATAGCCAGTCATCGAGCAGTATCTACTATTATTTTTGGGACTCAAAacccaaataatactttttgaGGCCAAAATTGTAAATACAGCAATTGGAAGATGCTGAAAGTCTACAAACTCACAAAAAAGCAAggattgcttaaaaaaaaaaaaaaaatgcccagagTTTCCATTTCAGAAAAGTGATGGTCAGGGGTCAGGGTATGTCAAAAACATTGTAGAGGTctgggtgggcagatcacttgagatcacttgaggtcaggagtttgagtccatttgggcaaacatggtgaaaccttgtctccaccaaaaatacaaaaattagccaggcatgatggcaggtgcctgtaatcccagctacttgggaggctgaggcaggagaatcgcttgaaccctggaagtgaACAGGGAGACAAGCACTGCAAACAAatactttttgatgggtttaattttattttttacaaatatacTGGAGAATCATGCAATGCTGCCAGCATTGGATGCAATCCGGGGCCACAAGTCTGCACACTCCTTTGCTACTGGTCCTGTAATGGCAGAAcctgcattaaaaataaaataaaaataaaataaaaacatgtggGGGACAGATTAAGACATCATCAAACACAGAAGATCCTTGGCCTGTACTTCTAGACAATCCACCCAACCTCAGAGACCTAAGGAACAAGCTGGACTGATTTCCTACCTTTCATCTCGCCTTTATTGTTCACTATGACTCCTgcattatcttcaaaataaagaaacacgCCATCTTTTCTACGGTATGACTTTCGTTGTCGAATGACCACTGCTGGATGtactgagagaagaaaaaaggacagCAGTCATTAACCTGTCAAGTCGCAGTGCCACCACAAAAGCAGTTTCCAACTAGACAGAATGTACACTCAGCGTTTGAGACAGTGACAGTATAAATATCAATCTttaaggtgatcctcccacctcagcctctctagtatctttgactacaggtgcgcaccaccatgcccagatttttttttttttcctagagacagggttttgccacgttggccagcctggcctcccaaagtgctgggagtataggcatgaaccacaatCACCTATTCACATCTTAAAATCAAAGCTGCCGTATTTTCTCACAAGTGTAAAACTCTCAGGACAATTATCCTTGCCTATGCCTTTTCCAACTTCACCTCACAGGTGGGTTATTAAGATCCCAGTATCACTGAATTGGGATGTAGAAATGGGACCTGGGACCCCCAACTCCTCCCAGTCCTGGCAATGAGCAGAGACCAAGCTATTCAGATTTacactggaaaacagtttgaattcctgggcccaagcaccaggctttgttttacttttaatgaaCTGTTTTCCAGTGTCCTAAGTAACTTTTACACCCATCTGTACTAAAGTGAAAAAGACATTTTTCCCAACTTTCAAAATGAAGTATCACTACACGGTGAAATATAATGCTTGTGAAGAACTATTGTCGAGTCAGTCACACCTGGATTCAAAATCTTCACTGATACTAGCATGGGGTCCCAACACAGAATTTTTATAATGACAGGAAGACTACAAAAAATAGATAAGTCTAACCAAGTTAGTAATGGGACACACATGAGGTAGCCAATACTTACTGATCCTCCTCTACTCATaaaccatttaatcctcacaaattCTTCAAGTAGACCTGGCCCTTTTGCACATTTCTGTGCTTCTTATTTATTAAGTTCCAAGGGGAGGGGATGTATTCACTTAGCAGAAACAAGGACCAAAAAAGACATTAACAGAATTGGAAACTCACAACTAGTTTTAAAACTGAAGTGTTCGGAGCTCTGGTCTGTCCCACCACTGACTGAGACCAACAATCCACCCTCCTGCCATCTCTTCTACAAAGTGAAGGCCATTTGCTCTGCTCTTCTCTGACAGCTCCCTGGGGCACCAATCAGACCCAGGAAGTGTTCTGAGAAGAGGAAAAAGCCCATGCAATTGCTGAATCACAATCACAGTGCTACCCAGCCCTCAAATGGATATTAATGGTGAACAAAAAACGATTTCTAACCCAAAAGCTAAAAATCTACTGGAGAGCATCGTGGGGTGGATACAGGAATAGGAGTAACTGTAATACAGGGCTGACAAATCAACATCACATTTGTAAATCAAGGGATGGCCAGGAACTCTTTAGAAGAGCAAGACATCCCAGGGTAGAGAAAGACTAGGCAGGCACAGGAAAAAAGTGCAAGTGCTGAAGTTAAAATGCACCAAACACCAGAAGTTCTAAAGCCAGACAGGACACAAGCTGCAAGTATTTTGAGGCCTCCCCCTTTAAATCATACACCCAACAGGAAAACTTTTGAGTGGGGAGCCTGAGATTAAGTAATGagcaattagctgggtgtggtggtgcacacctatgatcccagctactcgggaggctgaggcaggacaatcacttgagcctgggagatggaggttgcagtgaacagatatgtgccactgcactccagcctgggcaacagagtgagactctgtctcaaaaacaaataacaataaaataagcaACGGGCagcttgttgtttttgttttttaatatatatatatttttttgagagcccaggaggcggagattgcagtgagccaagatcgtgccattgcactccagtaggggctgggcgacagagggagactccatctcaaaaaaaaaaaaaaaaaaaaaaaacaagggggaggggggagggatagcattaggagatatacctaatgctaaatgacaagttaatggatgcagcacaccagcttggcacacgtatacatatgtaactaacctgcacattgcgcacatgtaccctaaaacttaaataataataataaaaaaaaactaaggtATGGAAGTGACAAGATGATGGTCCCCCCTCCAACACAATATGAGCAAAAACTTAAGATACTTATCTCACACTGCCTTTCAATGGAAAACAAACTTGAGGCCTTGAAAACTGATCCATTTTCTAATAAAGGAAAGCATCCCCCACTACTCATCAGTATTAAGGTGGGCTCAGTGTTTGCTCACCCTTTTTTCTGAGCTCTGGTTTGCCTTTCTTGACTGTGGCCATCACCATGTCACCCACACCAGCAGCGGGAAGTCTGTTCAGCCGTCCCTTGATCCCCTTCACGGAGATGATATACAGGTTTTTGGCTCCTAcaaaagaatgtaaataaaaataaaaaatgttgagggCCAATCAGGCCGTTCCATCAGTATAACATTTCCCAAACACTTCCAAAGCCCCTCCCTCCACTCACTGCCCAAGCAGGTAGTCCCCAAGAACGCCTTGTCACACCACCGATTGAAGCAAACAACACATGTTGCCACTTCACCCAAAAGCGATGTTTTCACTCTCCCCTTTTTGACGGCTCAATAGGTCATTAGCCACAGGCCCACTGAGTGCTTTTAAAAGGGGGAGTATGGCAACGTGCAAAGACCTCACCTGTGTTGTCAGCACAATTGATTACAGCTCCTACTGGAAGACCCAAGGAAATCCGGAATTTCGCACCAGAGGACCCACCACGTCCTGTGGATACAAAGGGAAGGAAAACAGGATAAAGAGATCACAATCTAGACATGGTTCGGAGTTTCCCCTCATACTCAAGGTGTAATTCACCGCACATGCTTTGATAGACTGTACGCTATAGATTAGCTCGCTCGGATTTTACTTATGCCGTCCCCATGTGCCACCCGATTCTCAAGGAAAGTAGCCTATTTCTTACTATTAACACTCTGACATCGAAATTAAGAAACCTAGACGACTCAGCCCTTGCTCCAACTTTCGCAAAACGTAATTACTCCTGCAAGGCATAAAACCGCAGAGGTCGCGCAAACCAGGGCCTAATCCAATCTAACTCCAACCCCATTACGATAGCCCTATTCGCGGAGCGATCTCGCGGGATCCAGACTACATTCATGTCGGGATCCTGCCATCTCAAATCTCCAGCACCCCACTGCCACTTTCGAGGGCCCTGGCAGTGCTCTCGCGGTGGCCTGGCTCTCTCTCTCCGGCCTGAAGGAGAGGAAAGCGCCCCAGCTGCCTAGGGCCACCGCTCCTGACGAATCCGCCAGCCACTGCACGACAGATGGTGGAGGATCCTCCAGAAACAAAACCTCACCTCGCTTCGACATTTTGAACGccggaaagaagaaaaaaggaagttgaTTCAAAGGACACTGGGATATGAACTTTGACGCCCCGCCCACCCTCGTCACGTGGCCGGAGCTTAAAAACCTGCCTCTTCCGCCTCCGGGCGCTGCCTTATTACGTAATAAGTTCACGACGTCGGTTTTAGCCCTCTCTGCGAAGTGGGCTTTGAAGTAGAAGCGTAAGAGATAGGAAATCTCTTCTCTACGAGCTTAAGAGTAGTTAGGGACATGGAAACAGTGATTTGTTAACTTGCTCACGACCTCTTTTGACCACTTAATAGTGTCAGGCACTTATCTGCACACTAGAGAATAGGAATTAAAACACGGTTTGTGCCGTGTAGGGGTTCCCCAAGGAACAAAgaaagtgggggagggagggagaacaaGCTCTAAACGGTTTCATTGAATGTAATACAGTTGAGAAGTGCTACAGATCATTCTATCTATGTGTTGTTGGTACCATACCATTCTGTATTTTACATATACAGTATTGCTCTATTTATTGACCCGtccctcccaacacacacacactttttttttcttttttttgagacggagtctcattctgtcgcccaggctggagtatagtggcgagatctcagctcactgcaacctccgtctcccgggttcaagcaattctctgtctcagcctcggagtagctgagaccacaggcgtccGCCAcaatgctgggctaatttttgtatttttagtagagacggggtttcgccatgttgttggccaggctggtctcgaacttctgatctcaagtgatctgcccgccttggcctctcgaggtgctggtattacaggcgtgagccccctcGTCAGGCCTAATTGCTCCTTTCGCAGCTTCAGCCGCTCCTCATTCTCCTGGGTTCTTTCCTTCCCACGATACATTAattcaaatacttattgagctcCTACTTTATAGCAGGTTCCGTCCAGGGCGTACAGCGGATTACATCAGAGAACAAAATAGATCAACATTCTTTTccttatggagcttacattctgctGGGGTGCAGGTGGAGGAGGATATTAGACActaaacaaaagataaataattgcAGTATGTAGTATGTTAGGTGGGgatatgtattataaaaatataaatagtatcacttctcggccttttggccaAGACCAAGTGTAATATATAAATAGTGGGCGGGCcttgtggctcatgcttgtaatcccagcacttcgggaggccgaggcgggtggatcacgaggtcaggagatcgagactagcctggccaacacagtgaaactccgtctctactaaaaatacaaaaatttgctgggcgtggtggcaggcgcccagctattcgggaggtaatcccagctattcgggaggctgaggcaggagaatcgcttgaacccggaaggcggaagtggcagtgagccgagatcgcgctactgcactccagcctgggcgacagagctagactccgtctcaaaaatgtatatacataaatagctCTTTGAGGAAGACTCGGTCGTAGGTGTTGCAGATCGCTGATCCGCACGCTCCTGCTACTGACTCACCGCTGTTGGCTCTCGCGGAGGAACCAGTCGGTCAGGAAGCCGCGCAGCAGCCATGGCTTTTAAGGATAAGGGAAAAAcacccagggaggcggaggtggcaatTCACGAATTCGAGTCACTCTAACGAGCCGCAAGGTAAAATCCCTGGAGAAGGTGTGTGCTGACTTGATCAGAGGAGCAAAGGAAAATAATCTCAAAGTGAAAGGACCAGTTCGAATGCCTGCCAAGACTTTGAGAATCACTTCAAGAAAAACTCTTTGTGGTGAAGGTTCTAAGACATGGGATCATTTCTAGATGAGAATCCACAAGTGACTCATTGACTTGCACAGACCTTCTGAGATTGTTAAGCAGATTACTTCCATCAGTATTGAGCCAGGAGTTGAGGTGGAAGTCACCATTGCAGATGCTTAAGTcaactattttaataaattgattaccagtttttttttcctttttcttttcttctttttttttttttgagacggagtttcgctcttgttgcccaggctggagtgcagtggcgcgatcttggctcaccgcagcatCCACGGCcgatatatatctatctatatatctatctatatatctctatatagatagatagatcgctATCTATCTATATTAAAAACTGGCAATCGgccgggcgcgctggctcacgcctgtaatcctggcactttggaaggccaaggcgggcagatcacctgaggtcaggagttcgagaccaacctggccaaaatggcgaaacctcgtttctacaaaaatacaaacattagccgggcgcagtggttcacgcctgtaatcccagcgctttgggaggccgaggcggtcggatcacctgaggtcgggagtttgagaccagcctgacgaccaacttggagaaaccccatctctactaaaaatacaaaattagctggcgtggtggcgcacgcctgtaatcccagctactcaggaggctgaggcaggagaatctcttgaaacctgggaggtggaggttgcagtgagctgagattgcaccattgcactccagcctgggcaacaagagcgtttgaaactctgtctcaaaaaaaaaaaaaaaaaaattaaataaacaaaaatggggccaggtgcggtggctcatgcctgtaattccatcactttgggaggccaaggtgggtgtattacttgaggtcagcagttagagaccagcttgccctaaatagcaaaactctgtctctactaaaaatacaaaaattaaccaggcatagtggctcatgcctgtagttctagcactttgggaggccgaggctggtagattgcctgagctcaggagctgaaGACCCAGCCCAAGCAACATGgcgcaaaaccctgtctctactaaaaatacaaaaaattagccaggcgtggttccTGCAgtccccagctactggggagactgaggcatgagaatcactggaacccaggaggtggaggttgcagtgagccgagatcgtgccagtgcactctagcctgggtgacagagcgagattctgtctcaaaaacaaaacaaaacaaaacaaaaagatattgACATGaaatcaggcacagtggctcacatctataatcccgaaacaatttgggaggttgaagcaggaggatcccttgagcccaggagtctgagacctgcctgggcaacatagggagagtccatctctacaaaacatttacaaattagCTGGTGgcggctgggtacagtggctcatacctgtaatcccagcactttgggaggctgaggcaggcggatcatctgaggtcagaagtttgagaccaccctgcccatcatggtgaaacctcgtctctactaaaaatacaaaaattagctgggcatggtggcgggcaacctgtaatcccaagtacccAGGAatctgagacaagagaatcgtttgaacctgggaggcggaggttgcagtgagcccagattgcgccactgcactccagcctgagcaacagagcgagactctgtctcaaaataaaataaaataaaataagctggtggcatgggaatctgaggcaggagaatcactaaaCCCAGGAATTggggactgcagtgagccgtgattgcaccattgcactccaacctgggctacagagagaaaCCCTTTGTCATTTTCCAATAAAAAGCCCTAAGGCAGGGGTGTGACTGAACCGAATGAGCACCAGCAAGGAAGCCAGATGTGATTGGACAGGACGAGTAAAGAGCAAAGTAGTAAGAAATGCAGTCAGAAGTAatggaatggtggctcacacctgtaatcccagcactttaggaggccaaggggggtgataacctgaggtcaggagttcaagaccagcctggccaacatggtgaaaccctgtctctgcaaaaatacaaaaattaaccgtgcatgatggcaggtgcctgtaatcccagctactcggtgggttgaggtgggagaatcgtgtgaacctgggatgcagaggttgcagtgagccgagatcacaccattgcactccagcctaggcgacagagcgagagctctatctcaaaaaaaggaagtcaTGGAATGAAACCACTGTGGACTTTGGCATTGGCTGAGTGAAATGAGGAACCATTGTTTGATTTTAAGCAGAGGAGGGACATGATTTGACTAATGTGTCAGAAGGATCACTGTGGTTGAGTTGTTGAGACTAGACTGTGGGAGAGGACATAGGGATAGAAGCTATTGCAGTAACCCAGGAGAGAAATGATGGTGGTTTGGACTAGAATGGTAGTAGTGGAGGTAATGTGGTCAGATTCTGGATGTGTTTTGGAGGTAGAGCCAATAAAATGTGGGGTATGAAGGATAGGAATCAAAATGTCTCCAAGGCTTTAGGCCTGAGCAATTGGAAGATATTGCTGTCAACCAAGATGGAGAAGGCTATGGTTACAGGAGGAACAGTGTTCTTGGTTGGTATAACCACCAGTGTCTCAACCAGAAAACAGGGACACAGTTAATTCTCTTCTCCCAGCCTCCTAGATCTAGCCACCAAGGTCTATCAACTTGACTctatttcctaaatttttctgCCCATGCCTTCCACGTTCTGcctttgtttcaaagctattgCATCGGCCTCTATATGGTCAGACCATAATTTCCCACTGCTTAAAATCAtgtgctggccaggcatggtggctcacgcctgtaatcccagcactttgggaggccaaggcaggcagatcacctgaggccaggagtttgagaacagcctggccaacatggtgaaaccttgtctctaataaaaatacaaaaattagtcacgggtgatggcacgcacctgtgatcccagctattcaggaggctaagcagaagaattgcttgaacccaggaggcagaggttgcagtgagccaagtttgccccactgcactccagcctgggcatagagtgagactccatctcaaaaacaaacaaacaaacaaaaaaagaaaacaaaacaaaaaacatgtgctGACCCTCTAGTACTTATAGAATAAAATCCAAGCTGTTTAGCACAGCATTGAAGTCACTTGAAATGGCCTACCTTTTCCCTGGCTCTATCTTCTGCCACCTTGCCTCTTACATTTCACACACCAGAAACACCAAACCACTTAGGATTTCTGGACATATAGCTTAGATTCACACTTTCTGGTATTTATGCACTCACCTGCTTTAGCCActatgtgttatttatttatttatttattttgagacagagtttcactcttgttgcccaggccggagtgtaatggcaccatctcagctcactgcaacctcctgaacctccagggttcaagtgattctcctgcttcggccttccaagtagctgggattacaggtgtacaccaccatggccagctaattttttttttttttttttttttgtatttttagtagagatggggatttcaccatgttggtcaggctagtctcgaactcctgacctcaagttgatccacctgcctcagcctcccaaagtgctgggattacaggcgtgagccaccgcgcccatccaACCTGTTCTTTAAAACTCTGCTCAGATATCATTTCCTCTCTGAGCCGTTTCACAACCCCAGCAGTTTATTCCCTGAGCCACTTCTTTACTAGGAGCTGTggttctcaaatattttcattttagacccctttacactctttttttttttttttttgagacagagtctcactgtcacccaggctggagtgcagtgggaccatgttggctcactgcaacctccatctcctgggttcaagcaattctcctgccttagcctcctgagtagctgggattacaggtgcccactaccacgcccggctaattttttaatatttttagtagagacggggtttcaccatgttggccagtctggtctcgaactcctgacctcagatgatccacccgcctcggcctcccaaagtgctgggattacaggcgtgagccactgtgcccggccccctttttttttttttttgagacgaagttttgctcttgttgccca containing:
- the RPL23 gene encoding large ribosomal subunit protein uL14 (The RefSeq protein has 1 substitution compared to this genomic sequence), yielding MSKRGRGGSSGAKFRISLGLPVGAVINCADNTGAKNLYIISVKGIKGQLNRLPAAGVGDMVMATVKKGKPELRKKVHPAVVIRQRKSYRRKDGVFLYFEDNAGVIVNNKGEMKGSAITGPVAKECADLWPRIASNAGSIA